TCCCTTAAACCTTCAAGCACTGATTCTGATGAACGCTGAGGAGGCGTATGTGGAAGATTAACCATTTGACAAGTTACCATTCTTGGAAATGATGAACAGTTACAAATTCCAGAAGCCATCAAAAAAGACAACATTAATTTTTTAAACATAACCTAAATCCCTATATTTTATAGAACAAACAGATTTTTAAATTTTACCAAAAAGCAAAGCAAACTCAAGTAATTAAGCTGTTTTGATCAAATAACTTTTTTGCACTTTTTGCCTTGTTGAGTACCACCGTTTATATTCTGACAAACCAGACACATCGCCAATCAGCACAAAACCCTTAAGTTCATCATCCTGAAGGTACATTTTTTTAATATTTTCATCATCAATGCTTGTTATTATTTGTACTTGTTCAGCCGTATCAAAAATAGTTTTGCCGCAAGCATAAAAGTCTTTACCAAAAAAATAAGAATCTCGAAGCCCTACCATTCCTGGATAAGCCCTCGTTGCAGTCCCATACATTGCAGCCGCAATATTTGTAGCTGCACATAGCCCTTGAAGCATGGCATCAGCCCATGTAGTTGACCTAAAAAACTGTCCCGTCATCATACATTTTACCCTACAAACATCGCCACCGGCAAAAACAGTCTCAATACTTGTTTGCATAAATTGATCTACTGATATTGAGCCCTCAATCGTTTTTATTTCAGTTCCCTGTATCAGATCTAAGTTAACGCTAGACCCGGCAGCAACGATAACCATATCGGTACTGATCATAGACCCGGTATCGAGCTGAACATAAGAAACTTTTGTGTCAGAATCTTGCTTAACAAAATTAGATGCACGTTTATTTGTAAGTACCAAAACTCCAGAAAGTCTCATTTTACTAGCTACCCACTGCGCA
This is a stretch of genomic DNA from Candidatus Dependentiae bacterium. It encodes these proteins:
- a CDS encoding FAD/NAD(P)-binding oxidoreductase — translated: FIKQSINQSLENVFNFHTLADMNNILNYIKTNNVKRACVIGGGLNGIEAVSSLRSLNVCVSLIEAQKSILSGQVDLQIAQWVASKMRLSGVLVLTNKRASNFVKQDSDTKVSYVQLDTGSMISTDMVIVAAGSSVNLDLIQGTEIKTIEGSISVDQFMQTSIETVFAGGDVCRVKCMMTGQFFRSTTWADAMLQGLCAATNIAAAMYGTATRAYPGMVGLRDSYFFGKDFYACGKTIFDTAEQVQIITSIDDENIKKMYLQDDELKGFVLIGDVSGLSEYKRWYSTRQKVQKSYLIKTA